TGTGTCCATAAAGTTATGCTTTTTCTATTTGATATAGATGCTCTCAAAACAACCCTCTCTGTATACCGGTCGTTCAGGAGTGTTCTGGGCTTCCACCCTCACCCTCATGATGAGCTACCATTAGCTtgaataaatctaacctcagcacagggcagttgttgacatgtttgGGGAATTGGGGAATAATGTTTTTACACAGGTTTTACCTTTCAATCTGATTATGTAACTGGTAGGTTGATTTCTTCAGTTACTGTCAGACTGATGACAATTTCACAccccagtctgcccagtcagagagacagggaagcTGTAGTGGCGTGCAGGAGTAGAGGACAAATCAtgagaggtggaggaaatgTGTGGGAGAGCAGCTGGAGCATCAATAGCTGAGCttgaggaaagagtggaggaatgtCACAGAGGGAGGATGACTGCAGCACAGGTTCATAGCCTACTCACAGCTGCTACTTCTTCATCCtgtcatgttggactgagggcagactggacgTTACAGTGACTCAGTATCATCTCATGAGATGACATCAAAACTGTCATTTCTTCACATTCTCTTGATAATGTGagttcatttttaatgttttaaactaaaacatttacatgttgCCCCTTTAAAGCAGGAATCATAGTGCTTTGTGAAGACTTAAGACCGTCAGTGGTGAAAGAGAATGAAATGTGTGAGCCTGATAACATTGTTAACTATACAAACCATGCTGTGTGCCTtccaggaaggagaggaagggaaggaagaggaagagaaggagttCTTTGGCAAGCTGGAGTACACACTGGACTATAACTTTACTGATaaccaggtacacacacacacgttattcTGGAAGACTACACACCAATACTGTACCTCCTTCATACAGAAACAAATGTAATAATGGAGGAGCTCAGCGATGATGATGcctgtttaatttaaaaagacagTCTTACTGTCACAATCTGGGACCCTCTGACTCCACAGTTTACctcctactctctctctcctcttccagctGATAGTGGGCATCCTCCAGGCTCAGGACCTCCCAGCCATGGACATGGGCGGGACCTCAGACCCCTACGTCAAAGTCTACATGCTTccagacaagaagaagaagtttgaaACCAAAGTTCAGCGCAAGAACCTGTGTCCAGTCTTCAACGAGACCTTCACCTTTAAGGTCTGCACATCGTTAACTGGGATTATGCCAGACCTTAACAGTTTTGATCATataattatcaaaacagtttaaagcacttaaccttttaaaatcctctccctcttcagaTACCCTATAGTGAGCTGGGCGGTCAGACTCTGGTGATGCAGGTGTTTGACTTTGACCGTTTCGGTAAACATGATGTCATCGGTGAGATCAAGATCGCCATGAACAGTATAGACCTTGGGCAGCCAATACATGAATGGAAAGATCTGgttggaggagagaaagaggaggtaCAACCACTTAAACATATAATGGATCTAACAGTCATTACCAACATTACCAACATCAAGTAACACTGGGCAATAAGACAACtcatttatgtgtatgttttgtccCTGACAGCAAGAGAAACTGGGTGATATCTGTATTTCCCTTCGTTACGTCCCCACGGCCGGTAAGCTAACAGTTAACATCATGGAAGCCAAGAACCTGAAGAAGATGGACGTTGGAGGACTGTCAGGTGACTCACACTCGCAGGAATGCTTGCACTAAAGACTGAGACCGGTCATGGATGGATGGCAGTTATGGTATCTCTGCTGTTCTGATCTACTGCCTGATATCATGTCTCTCTGTTACAGATCCCTTTGTTAAGGTGGTGCTGCAGCACAACGGAAAGcgactgaagaagaagaagacatcaGTCAAACAAAACACTCTGAATCCTTACTTCAACGAGAGCTTTAGCTTCGAGATCCCTTTCTCCCAGATCCAGGTTTGTACACAACAGGGGGCTGAATTGAACTGCTCTCGGAATGAACTTTGTGaattattacttttttattttatcagtttCAGTCACACAAAATTTCTCAGTGTTTATACAACAGAATTTGGATACATCTTCTTCTAACAACAGCTTCTTTGCCGTTTCCACACACAGAAAGTCCAGGTGCTGATCACTGTGTACGACTACGACAAACTAGGCAGCAACGACCCCATCGGCAAGTGCTGGATCGGCTACGGCGCCTCAGGCGTTGGGTTGCGCCACTGGTCGGACATGCTGGCCAATCCCAGGCGTCCTGTGGCCCAGTGGCACACGCTGCTgcctgaggaggaggtggatgcTGCTCTGAAGGCCCCCATTCGTTAAACACACtcgtacagacacacaaaacaaccgTAGGTTTTATAAAATGACCTGTGAATAGTGAAAATCTGTAACGTGCTTCAGTTTCAGACCGGCATTCATTTTGTAATATTTCAGCATGGGATCTCTTTGTATGACTACATGTGTGCTTTATATTGTATTGAATACACACCattgacatacagtacatgcaaatTCATTATGTGCACTTGCAACACACTCGTATTTATATTCAAACGCAAACACTGTACAGCTGAATGCATTTGTTCGTGCACTGGCACATGAATACTCAGACTACACATTGACACTGAATGACTCAAATATAGAGAATTAAAGGGGTATTCCAGCAGTTTAGCACTACACTTTC
The window above is part of the Toxotes jaculatrix isolate fToxJac2 chromosome 18, fToxJac2.pri, whole genome shotgun sequence genome. Proteins encoded here:
- the syt5a gene encoding synaptotagmin Va isoform X1, encoding MRLVSVAGPRLRRAAEEEEREPPPPPPPSHHSNHQFASMKNKFFNELTHLPNHKLKLPMWAVGAIVVVVLALVACLGFCIYKKCFNKGKKPKKVRERKGGRGRRKKEKEGEEGDEKKEGEEGKEEEEKEFFGKLEYTLDYNFTDNQLIVGILQAQDLPAMDMGGTSDPYVKVYMLPDKKKKFETKVQRKNLCPVFNETFTFKIPYSELGGQTLVMQVFDFDRFGKHDVIGEIKIAMNSIDLGQPIHEWKDLVGGEKEEQEKLGDICISLRYVPTAGKLTVNIMEAKNLKKMDVGGLSDPFVKVVLQHNGKRLKKKKTSVKQNTLNPYFNESFSFEIPFSQIQKVQVLITVYDYDKLGSNDPIGKCWIGYGASGVGLRHWSDMLANPRRPVAQWHTLLPEEEVDAALKAPIR
- the syt5a gene encoding synaptotagmin Va isoform X2, producing the protein MRLVSVAGPRLRRAAEEEEREPPPPPPPSHHSNHQFASMKNKFFNELTHLPMPMWAVGAIVVVVLALVACLGFCIYKKCFNKGKKPKKVRERKGGRGRRKKEKEGEEGDEKKEGEEGKEEEEKEFFGKLEYTLDYNFTDNQLIVGILQAQDLPAMDMGGTSDPYVKVYMLPDKKKKFETKVQRKNLCPVFNETFTFKIPYSELGGQTLVMQVFDFDRFGKHDVIGEIKIAMNSIDLGQPIHEWKDLVGGEKEEQEKLGDICISLRYVPTAGKLTVNIMEAKNLKKMDVGGLSDPFVKVVLQHNGKRLKKKKTSVKQNTLNPYFNESFSFEIPFSQIQKVQVLITVYDYDKLGSNDPIGKCWIGYGASGVGLRHWSDMLANPRRPVAQWHTLLPEEEVDAALKAPIR